The genomic DNA ACACAGCGATCATAGCGATCGGCACAACCCCAAATCCTCTCGTGCTAAGAAGTGTTCCAGGTCTGAGGACAACAAGATGGGGGACTGTGGATGTGGATGAGAGGGGAAGGACGTCGATCGAGCGGATATGGGCTGGGGGGGATATCGCAACAGGAAGCGCGACCGTTATAAGCGCAATGGGCGCGGGGAAGAGGGCAGCATTCGACATCGACTCATGGCTCAGGGACGGCGGAGAGTGGCGCCCCTAGCTCCACGATCCTGCCCTTCAGGACATCCTCCTCAGTGACGTTCACGAGCGTCACATCTCCCCAGCCATCGGTGGCCGGTGTGATCTCCACAATCTGGTAGGGTCCGGCTGCTTTTATGCCATACGCACCCTCAGTTGAGTACGGAACCCTGATCTCGTAGCTCCCGTTGCGCGGGACAGCGTAGTTCACGTACTGGAAGGGCCTGCCAAGGTTTGAGCTGAGGTTCAGGACAGCGACAACGATCGTATCATCCCTCGCACTTCCCCTTATGACCGCTCCGGGGACGCACTCGAAGATCTTGACCATTGCAGCTAGCCTTCCACCATACGGCCCTGCAAAGCTCCTGGACTCGTGGATGAGACGGAAGTGCTCCATGTAGCTGCAGTCATCGAGATGCAAACCCGTGAGCATCGTTCTGTTGAGCCGCTCCAGATTGTGCACGACCACCATTCCGTTTTTTGTGTAGATCATTTGATAGCTGGACGGATCCTCGCCGAGCCAGCTGCATATCGCCTGGAGCTTCCCGTAGATCATTGTGAGATCCGTGATCACGTATCTGGCGCGCCTTTCGTTCAGAATTTCGAGGGCGGATTCCTCGTCCTCGGACAAAAAGAACCTCGATCCTTCCAGGACACCGGTCTGGAAGTTGTTTGCAACCACAGGACGCTCTCCGATGTAGACTATCCAGTTCCCGTAGTCCCACCAGCACATCACACTGTACTCAGGGACCTGGAACGGCTCATCGAAGTAGCTTGTCTGAGGTGTACTGTTTCTGAGCCATTGCAGCGACTCAACCCAGTCCTGGGTGATCGCGGGCTCAGAGCTGACTATGCCAGGGAGATCCATGATGGGAAGAAATATCATGATGGCAAGAGCCGCTCCGGCGATAAACCTGCGCGATGGGTATGACCTGGTCCATATGATCGCCCTGATGAGCAGCAGAGCCATCAGTATGGGGCCGACTGTTGATGAGACATAGATGAACCTCTTCTGGCCGAATGTCAGGGCGAGCGCCAGGACTGCCCAGATCAGAAGGAGAAGTCTGGCATCTCTACTAACACTCGCCACCGTCTCATAAAGGAGAACAGCTGCCCCCAGAATGTACAGCAGGAGCCAGAGGATCAGTGGTGTGAAGGGGTCTGTATTGACAAAGAGCGGCTCGGCCTCCGCTATCTTTCCCGTCATCCCCCCTCCGATCAGGTAGACCACGGCGCTTTGGATCCTGCTGTAGTTGATGAAGATGATTATCAGAGCAACCGCGAACAGGGATGCGGGCAGAACGATCCATGGCAGATCCTTTCTGAGAGCAAGCTTCTCTATGATGGTGGTCAGGAGAACGATGGCGGTTATGATTATTATGGACAGAAAAGATACATGCAGCCAGCTGCTGAAGCCGAATGGAAGGACGAGGACAGATGCGACAGCAAGGCACACGAGCAGGGGTCTGTAATCGAAGGCGCTATTCCCCCTCAGACTCAGAATGGCTCGCAGTACTGCAAATGATGGTATGATGAGAAGGTAGATTGGTGCCCCCGCCCATGTGTAGGCAAGAGCTGCCACTGCGATACCAGCACATATGCTCCAGATGTACCCTCCTCTGATTGTGTACAGCAGGAGCAGCACTATCAAAGAGAAGAGAAGAATCTCAAGGCTGTGGTGGTCCGGCGAGCCGAATGACGTTCTGATGACGCTGTAAGGGCATACCGCCAGGAGGAAGGCAGAGACCAAAGCGGTTTTAACATCAAAAACCTCCCTGGCAATGGCATAAACAACCACCACAAGAACGCCGCCCAGGATCGGGGAGATCACCGCTGCGACTGCTTCCACAGATCTGTCGCCGATCAGAGGCGTGACGAGATGCGCAATGGCTGCGACAGCGATATCGAATAGAGGCGGCCATGTTATCTCAAGGCCGTGAGGGTAGTTTATGTACGAATCGAACCAGAGCGTCTGCGGGAAGTGGTGAAATGTGTAAAATATTCTTCTGAGATGGTAGTACTCGTCATAACCATCGAAGATCGTATCGCCCCTGTACAGTGCAGGAGCCAGCCTTATGGCCAGGCTGAGCATCACAGCGGTTGCAAGGAGTGCAGCATCTCGTCGGTTCATGTAACCTCCTGGGGTGTGGGATCGCGGAAACACCGGCCTGAATGCTGAGCAATTGACGCGGATCATCCAGATGATTATCGACGTTGCGTGCTCTTGCTCATGACCGGCGCGGCCTTTGCGGGGCAATTGACGCGGATCATCCAGATGATTATCGACTCCCGCTGTATCCTGCCAGGATATTGATAATCTTTTAGGTGCGGGCTTCCGGATCCTGTACAGAGATATTCATGCAGAATGGCAGCCTGCAACGGACGTGTCCGAATAAGGATTAGGTGTTTATGATGTGCAGAAGAGGGGAATATCAGATTTCTGGCCACAGCTCTTATCCGGACAGGTCCCTGGCAAGAATCGCAAAAAGTATTGGCGCATCCCTTGATGACGGTTTGGTAATTCGCGCCTCTCCGGCGGTTCTATGATTTCGCTGCTTATCATAGCCATCATATCCCGAGCATCATTCGCAGCGTGTTCCTTGTGGCGGGTGCAAGCCCCAGGACCAGCAGCGTCAGCACAAGAATGCCCATAATATCCCTATCATTCCTGAGGGATTCATCCAGTATGACAAGCAGCGGCAGAAGTACGATCAGCTTTAGGGGGTACATCACTGCCGCGCTTCCAGCAGTGTGTATGAGCAGTGTGGGGACGACATGCTTCTCCTCATAGCCCAGCCAGTCGACCCCGATGTAGGTCGAGCTCGCATCGAGCATATGTGAGAGGATGACGGAGAGCGCGCATCTCCTCATCGAAAGACTGTGTGGCAGGATTTGTAATAGAATGTACACACAGCCGGTGATCGATGATCCCAGAGCTACGACAGCCAGTGGCACCCATGCATGCTGCACGCCCTCTCTGATGAGCAGAAGCAGATTCAGGGCGCTCCATGAGATGCCAACAGCAGAGTACAGCCTGTAGCCGCCTGTGAGCCTTCTGGATATGAAGAGCGCGAGAAGAGTCACAGATGCCACAAGAATGTAGATGAGAGGCGTTATCAGGAGGTAGCTGAGCGGCGGATCGATCAGCTCCGCGTCCTCAATGACGCGTAGCGAGGAGCCTGCGATTATGTAGGGAGCAGTTGCGAGTATAAATCTGCTGTTGACCTCGATACCATATCTCCTGAACGCCCTCTGTATCAGAACTATGAAAACGCCCAGTACGATCGCCCATGTCACAGTGTTCACCGGATTGTATCCGCTGTCGTTGATTATCGGCTCCACGTAGTATCTCTGTACGAAATGAACGATCTGACTACTCAAGGAGTTCATCCAGATACCTCACTACAGCAGATCCCGGATCCCAGCGCGGCATTTGAGCGCGTCGATCCGCTACTCTGTCAGAGGGACCATCACATCAAAGGCGTTATTATGCACCCGCACTTGGGGGGTGCCTGCCGGTCGCAGTCTTCGCAACAGCCTCAGGTATCTCCTCAGGGGACTCCAGGATCGTGTAGCCCCTCTCCCTGAGCATCTCGATGTTCCTCTGATCTATGCCTCTCCGTCTGACGTTCATCCTCACAGCATCTATTGCGCTGCTGCTGCATAAAGGCAGACAGGTCCCACAGCCATCGCAGCGCATCAGGTCTATGGAGCGAACGCCATCTCCAGATATCGCACCCTGTGGGCAGGCGGTCTGCGGAGGACAGATCTCACATGCATTGCACATCTCTCTGTTCACAGCATACGGCGCTC from Methanothrix thermoacetophila PT includes the following:
- a CDS encoding DUF63 family protein, with translation MNSLSSQIVHFVQRYYVEPIINDSGYNPVNTVTWAIVLGVFIVLIQRAFRRYGIEVNSRFILATAPYIIAGSSLRVIEDAELIDPPLSYLLITPLIYILVASVTLLALFISRRLTGGYRLYSAVGISWSALNLLLLIREGVQHAWVPLAVVALGSSITGCVYILLQILPHSLSMRRCALSVILSHMLDASSTYIGVDWLGYEEKHVVPTLLIHTAGSAAVMYPLKLIVLLPLLVILDESLRNDRDIMGILVLTLLVLGLAPATRNTLRMMLGI
- a CDS encoding oligosaccharyl transferase, archaeosortase A system-associated; amino-acid sequence: MNRRDAALLATAVMLSLAIRLAPALYRGDTIFDGYDEYYHLRRIFYTFHHFPQTLWFDSYINYPHGLEITWPPLFDIAVAAIAHLVTPLIGDRSVEAVAAVISPILGGVLVVVVYAIAREVFDVKTALVSAFLLAVCPYSVIRTSFGSPDHHSLEILLFSLIVLLLLYTIRGGYIWSICAGIAVAALAYTWAGAPIYLLIIPSFAVLRAILSLRGNSAFDYRPLLVCLAVASVLVLPFGFSSWLHVSFLSIIIITAIVLLTTIIEKLALRKDLPWIVLPASLFAVALIIIFINYSRIQSAVVYLIGGGMTGKIAEAEPLFVNTDPFTPLILWLLLYILGAAVLLYETVASVSRDARLLLLIWAVLALALTFGQKRFIYVSSTVGPILMALLLIRAIIWTRSYPSRRFIAGAALAIMIFLPIMDLPGIVSSEPAITQDWVESLQWLRNSTPQTSYFDEPFQVPEYSVMCWWDYGNWIVYIGERPVVANNFQTGVLEGSRFFLSEDEESALEILNERRARYVITDLTMIYGKLQAICSWLGEDPSSYQMIYTKNGMVVVHNLERLNRTMLTGLHLDDCSYMEHFRLIHESRSFAGPYGGRLAAMVKIFECVPGAVIRGSARDDTIVVAVLNLSSNLGRPFQYVNYAVPRNGSYEIRVPYSTEGAYGIKAAGPYQIVEITPATDGWGDVTLVNVTEEDVLKGRIVELGAPLSAVPEP